One window of Methanogenium organophilum genomic DNA carries:
- a CDS encoding MBL fold metallo-hydrolase, whose amino-acid sequence MTIKITLLGTGDTTGTPLVGCTCPVCAEGAASGRERLRTSLLVEHEGFTLLIDTSPDLRQQLLRAGSPHIDAVLWTHGHYDHFAGYNDFYRVQKYPPGYGAPEVVAYMQKQFHFIHFAAHPQEPYVPFTLGGLKITLGEVNHPPAPTYGLLIEDGNTRIGYTADTNRDIPQRTKDLLSGCDLFFADALFPTGVRHPKHMNYSDAVTLAGELHARDFRLVHLSHKIGWDAQHIGYDGDIFVI is encoded by the coding sequence ATGACCATAAAAATCACACTTCTCGGAACAGGTGACACCACCGGCACCCCTCTCGTCGGATGCACCTGTCCGGTCTGCGCAGAAGGTGCTGCATCCGGGAGGGAACGTCTCCGCACCTCTCTTCTGGTTGAGCATGAGGGTTTTACCCTTCTCATTGACACATCGCCTGACCTCAGGCAGCAGCTGCTTCGGGCAGGTTCGCCGCACATTGATGCGGTCCTCTGGACACATGGGCACTATGATCACTTTGCCGGGTACAACGACTTTTACCGCGTACAAAAATATCCTCCCGGTTATGGTGCGCCGGAGGTGGTGGCATACATGCAAAAACAGTTTCATTTCATTCATTTTGCCGCCCACCCGCAGGAACCCTACGTCCCGTTCACGCTGGGCGGGCTGAAGATCACCCTCGGGGAAGTGAACCATCCTCCCGCACCAACCTATGGCCTCCTGATTGAAGACGGGAATACCCGTATCGGGTATACGGCAGATACGAATCGGGACATCCCGCAGCGAACAAAAGATCTGCTCTCCGGGTGTGACTTATTCTTTGCAGACGCCCTCTTCCCAACAGGTGTCCGCCACCCGAAGCACATGAATTATTCAGATGCGGTAACACTGGCGGGAGAGCTGCATGCAAGGGATTTCCGTCTTGTCCATCTCTCCCATAAGATTGGCTGGGATGCCCAGCATATCGGGTATGACGGGGATATATTTGTAATCTGA
- a CDS encoding DNA-directed RNA polymerase subunit L gives MEIKILELNPDSVKILFVGESHTYMNALTQEILTDPRVDVASYNPQLHFTDPELYVSTKDGVDPIAVIIDAARRISADCAELLDAIAKS, from the coding sequence ATGGAGATCAAAATTCTTGAGCTCAATCCCGACAGCGTAAAGATCCTCTTTGTCGGCGAGAGTCATACCTACATGAATGCTCTGACGCAGGAGATCCTCACCGACCCTCGTGTGGACGTGGCATCGTATAACCCACAGCTTCATTTCACCGATCCGGAGTTGTATGTCTCAACGAAAGATGGGGTAGATCCCATTGCAGTTATTATCGATGCAGCACGCCGCATCAGCGCAGACTGCGCAGAATTACTGGATGCAATTGCAAAATCCTAG
- a CDS encoding translation initiation factor IF-2 subunit beta → MTDPYEALLDRAYENITETSGDEGRFTVPPAKVFIEGKTTVLENFGEIASILRREPDHLMKFLLGELGTSGKIDGNRAVFNGKFEFDLIKGLVTKYTEDYVICSECGKPDTRLVKDGRITLLRCDACGSHRPVRKRRARAESAANQLEEGKEMTVEIQSISKRGDGVVRIGKYTMYVSGGKPGQKVQIRITRVAGSIVFTERM, encoded by the coding sequence ATGACCGACCCATATGAAGCGCTGCTCGACCGTGCCTATGAAAATATCACCGAGACTTCCGGTGATGAGGGACGGTTTACGGTACCTCCGGCAAAGGTGTTTATCGAGGGGAAAACAACTGTCCTCGAGAACTTTGGAGAGATTGCATCAATTCTTCGCCGTGAACCGGACCACCTGATGAAGTTCCTCCTGGGCGAACTGGGAACATCCGGCAAGATAGACGGAAACCGGGCGGTCTTCAACGGCAAATTTGAATTCGACCTGATAAAAGGTCTTGTGACCAAGTACACAGAAGACTATGTCATCTGTTCCGAATGTGGCAAACCCGATACCCGTCTCGTAAAGGATGGCCGCATTACGCTCCTGCGTTGTGACGCCTGCGGAAGTCACAGGCCAGTCAGAAAACGCCGTGCACGTGCTGAATCAGCAGCAAACCAGCTGGAAGAGGGAAAAGAGATGACCGTGGAAATTCAGTCAATCTCAAAGCGTGGCGACGGTGTGGTCAGAATAGGGAAATACACTATGTACGTAAGCGGCGGAAAACCCGGCCAGAAAGTGCAGATCCGGATCACCCGTGTGGCTGGATCCATCGTATTCACCGAACGGATGTAA
- the purL gene encoding phosphoribosylformylglycinamidine synthase subunit PurL codes for MVSAGDLAYLEEQLKRPITPLEYACFENLWSEHCSYRSTKAFLKTLPTTGENVLLGPGDDAAIVKFSDDIALAIGMESHNHPSYVDPYDGAATGVGGIVRDIISMGAKPIALMDPLYFGPITEEKNRYLLEHVVQGIGDYGNCIGVPVVRGEVRFDERYSGNPLVNVVSVGIVDPEKYLTARVKKPGNRLVLYGASTGRDGLGGASFASRDLSEDAEAEDRPCVQVGDPYTEKLLIDATLEMAATGKVVACRDLGAAGLAGASSEMSSSYGARIEADRVHLRETGMNEVEIMLAESQERMLMEVAEEDIPALAAILEKYSLQWRDIGEVLEEKRYLVTFEGNVVCDLPIDLLVEGAPGEEWASQPYSKERPYEAPEEDIKDLCLAVLSHPDVARKDWISRQYDHDVQLRTVSVAGGAGLLRLGDSALSLSCGCSPRQIELRPYEGAANTVFENAANLACVGSMPLCIVNCLNFASPVHPEIYWQLGEAVRGMGDMATAVGAPVVGGNVSLYNESDEFGTQILPTPSIGMAGKGPVLHYTLPGEGATLAIAGSSVPALGGSVLDVITGCGGPAPNLADPSILEKIRTFVRNGGFAIDISTGGLIAAIAECAPKASVTLAGMAIPALFDESPGRFLIAYTDETVAEGLDAVEIGTVGGDELLISVEGNIIRLTPQETEAALGALTSVMYTE; via the coding sequence ATGGTATCTGCCGGAGACCTTGCCTATCTTGAAGAACAATTGAAGCGGCCAATAACTCCGCTTGAATATGCCTGTTTTGAAAATCTCTGGAGTGAACACTGCAGTTATCGTTCAACAAAGGCATTCCTGAAGACCCTGCCGACCACCGGTGAGAATGTCCTTTTGGGACCTGGAGATGATGCAGCTATTGTAAAGTTTTCAGATGATATCGCGCTTGCCATTGGAATGGAATCTCACAACCATCCCAGTTATGTGGACCCCTATGACGGGGCGGCGACCGGAGTGGGTGGCATTGTACGGGACATTATATCCATGGGTGCCAAACCGATTGCTCTCATGGACCCTCTCTACTTTGGGCCAATAACAGAAGAAAAAAACCGGTACCTGCTTGAGCATGTGGTGCAGGGCATTGGTGACTACGGCAACTGTATCGGTGTTCCGGTTGTGCGGGGAGAAGTTCGATTTGATGAGAGGTATTCCGGCAACCCTCTCGTCAATGTTGTCTCTGTGGGAATTGTTGACCCGGAGAAATATCTCACTGCCCGGGTCAAGAAACCGGGTAATCGGCTGGTACTCTATGGTGCATCCACCGGAAGGGATGGTCTTGGCGGAGCGTCCTTTGCCTCCCGTGACCTTTCCGAGGATGCGGAGGCAGAAGACCGGCCCTGTGTTCAGGTTGGTGACCCATATACAGAAAAACTGCTCATCGATGCTACTCTTGAGATGGCAGCCACCGGAAAAGTGGTTGCATGCCGTGATCTGGGTGCAGCAGGTCTTGCGGGTGCATCGTCCGAGATGTCCTCCAGCTATGGTGCCCGCATTGAGGCGGATCGTGTTCACCTGCGGGAAACCGGCATGAATGAGGTAGAGATCATGCTTGCCGAGTCGCAGGAACGGATGCTTATGGAGGTGGCAGAAGAGGATATCCCGGCACTTGCGGCGATCCTTGAGAAGTACAGCCTCCAGTGGCGTGATATCGGTGAGGTGCTTGAAGAAAAACGCTATCTCGTCACCTTTGAGGGAAATGTGGTCTGTGATCTGCCGATTGATCTGTTGGTGGAAGGGGCGCCCGGTGAGGAATGGGCGTCCCAACCCTATTCTAAGGAACGTCCGTATGAGGCTCCGGAAGAGGATATCAAAGACCTCTGTCTTGCGGTTCTCTCCCATCCGGATGTGGCCCGCAAAGACTGGATCTCACGGCAGTATGATCACGATGTGCAACTGCGCACGGTATCTGTTGCAGGCGGTGCAGGACTTCTGCGGCTGGGCGACAGTGCTCTTTCCCTCTCCTGCGGCTGTTCTCCAAGACAGATTGAGCTCAGGCCGTATGAAGGAGCAGCAAACACTGTATTTGAAAATGCAGCCAATCTGGCCTGTGTCGGCAGTATGCCACTGTGTATTGTGAACTGCCTGAACTTCGCAAGCCCCGTTCATCCGGAGATATACTGGCAACTGGGTGAGGCTGTCCGAGGTATGGGGGACATGGCGACCGCTGTCGGTGCTCCGGTAGTTGGTGGAAATGTCTCACTCTATAATGAGAGTGATGAGTTTGGGACACAGATTCTTCCCACTCCTTCCATCGGGATGGCGGGGAAGGGTCCGGTGCTTCATTACACATTGCCGGGAGAAGGCGCAACGCTTGCTATTGCGGGCTCATCTGTCCCCGCTCTCGGAGGGTCCGTGCTTGATGTTATAACCGGCTGTGGTGGGCCTGCTCCGAATCTTGCTGATCCATCCATCCTTGAAAAGATCCGTACGTTTGTGAGAAACGGTGGGTTTGCAATAGATATATCCACAGGCGGGCTCATTGCCGCCATTGCTGAGTGTGCGCCTAAGGCCTCTGTTACCCTTGCAGGTATGGCAATACCTGCCCTCTTTGATGAATCACCGGGCCGGTTCCTGATTGCCTATACCGATGAAACTGTTGCAGAGGGACTTGATGCAGTAGAAATCGGCACCGTCGGAGGCGATGAACTTCTTATATCTGTAGAAGGAAATATTATTAGGTTAACTCCTCAGGAGACCGAAGCAGCGCTGGGTGCCCTGACATCAGTGATGTATACCGAGTAA
- a CDS encoding response regulator → MMTILLADDEPSLLELGKVFLERSGDMRVVTALGAEEAMEILRATKIDGIISDYQMPGMDGIAFLQKVRIRYPEMPFMMYTGKGQEDVVISALRNGCDYYLPKGDDPKAEFAELALQVRRMVKNKNLERDLNESEERYRLIIENFTGIILQRRADNRIIYANGAVERITGYPAEMLMSGDFGWDTIVHPDDLPILSQAVDDARADPAVVSMSEYRIITKEGDVRWVQESCNYVRKKSGKIASVHGTLYDITDRKLIEEQLIAQRDLGLSLAAARSLDEAVSLCLDTASRVAEMGFGALYLEDAQAENFTLSCATGFSDTFLKSMQEISKDIPLARRVVDGEYIYARYSDLPEMLGYEPGKERIQVILVIPIIYNNASIGFILLGSNYTEIIPDSSLMSLEVIAYQVGNVIARIWVEEMLAQAEAGSGFFRPAIPE, encoded by the coding sequence ATGATGACAATTCTTCTCGCAGATGACGAACCCAGCCTTCTTGAACTGGGTAAAGTGTTTCTTGAGCGAAGCGGCGATATGAGGGTGGTCACCGCTCTCGGTGCGGAGGAAGCGATGGAGATCCTTCGCGCCACAAAAATTGACGGAATTATTTCAGACTATCAAATGCCGGGGATGGACGGCATCGCATTCCTGCAGAAGGTACGTATCCGGTATCCTGAGATGCCCTTTATGATGTACACCGGAAAAGGGCAGGAGGACGTTGTGATCTCAGCACTGAGAAACGGATGCGATTATTATCTGCCAAAAGGTGATGATCCAAAGGCAGAATTTGCTGAACTCGCCCTACAGGTCCGGCGTATGGTGAAGAACAAAAACCTTGAGAGGGATCTCAATGAGAGTGAGGAACGTTATCGCCTTATCATTGAGAATTTTACCGGCATTATTCTTCAGCGCCGTGCGGATAATCGCATCATCTATGCAAATGGTGCAGTGGAGAGAATTACCGGGTATCCGGCTGAGATGCTCATGTCGGGGGATTTCGGCTGGGACACTATTGTTCATCCTGATGACCTGCCGATTCTTTCTCAGGCAGTAGATGATGCACGGGCAGACCCGGCGGTCGTCAGTATGAGTGAATACCGGATCATCACGAAAGAGGGGGATGTGCGCTGGGTGCAGGAGTCATGCAATTATGTCCGTAAAAAGAGTGGCAAGATTGCCTCGGTGCATGGGACATTGTATGATATCACCGACCGGAAACTCATAGAAGAGCAGCTCATTGCCCAGCGTGACCTGGGCCTCTCCCTTGCAGCGGCCCGTTCTCTTGATGAAGCAGTATCTCTGTGTCTGGATACTGCATCACGCGTGGCTGAGATGGGATTTGGTGCTCTCTATCTGGAGGATGCCCAGGCCGAAAATTTCACTCTTTCCTGTGCCACCGGTTTCTCTGATACATTCCTGAAATCGATGCAGGAGATCAGCAAAGATATCCCTCTTGCACGTAGGGTTGTAGATGGGGAGTATATCTATGCCCGCTATTCGGATCTCCCGGAAATGCTTGGGTATGAGCCAGGTAAAGAGCGAATACAGGTAATTCTTGTGATCCCGATTATCTACAACAACGCATCCATCGGGTTCATCCTGCTGGGATCAAATTATACTGAAATAATTCCGGATTCAAGTCTGATGTCTTTAGAGGTCATAGCGTACCAGGTGGGAAATGTAATTGCCCGCATCTGGGTGGAGGAAATGCTTGCACAGGCAGAGGCAGGGTCTGGATTTTTCCGGCCAGCAATCCCTGAGTAA
- the ilvC gene encoding ketol-acid reductoisomerase codes for MIQKYYESDANLGDLANSRIAVIGYGSQGRGQALNLRDSGLDVIIGLRPGKSWENASKDGFEVFDVATASGMADVVMILLPDELQAGVYRAQIMPNLSEGNCVMFSHGFNIHYGQIVPPPTVDVIMVAPKGPGHMVRRVYTEGGGVPALIAVHQDATGKARQIALAYAKGIGATRAVVLETSFQEETETDLFGEQAVLCGGMTSLIQAGFETLVDAGYAPEMAYLEVLHECKLIIDLIYEGGFSKMRDSISNTAEFGDLTRGPRVIGPEAYAAMDEILTEIQNGEFTREWMLENQVNRPVYNALKRQGEEHMIESVGREVRGLMPQFRDLTD; via the coding sequence ATGATACAGAAATACTACGAATCCGATGCAAACCTCGGAGATCTGGCGAATTCCCGGATCGCCGTCATCGGCTATGGGTCCCAGGGACGGGGCCAGGCACTCAACCTGCGCGATTCAGGACTAGATGTCATCATAGGCCTGCGCCCCGGAAAAAGCTGGGAGAATGCATCCAAAGACGGTTTTGAAGTCTTCGATGTTGCGACCGCATCCGGCATGGCAGATGTCGTGATGATTCTCCTTCCGGATGAACTTCAGGCAGGCGTGTACCGTGCACAGATCATGCCAAACCTTAGCGAAGGGAACTGCGTGATGTTCTCTCACGGTTTCAACATTCATTATGGACAGATTGTCCCACCACCAACAGTTGATGTTATCATGGTTGCACCAAAAGGTCCCGGCCACATGGTTCGGAGGGTCTATACCGAAGGCGGCGGTGTTCCGGCACTGATTGCTGTTCACCAGGACGCAACCGGCAAAGCCCGACAGATTGCCCTCGCATACGCAAAAGGGATAGGGGCCACACGGGCTGTCGTACTTGAGACTTCATTCCAGGAAGAGACAGAGACCGATCTCTTCGGTGAACAGGCGGTGCTCTGCGGTGGTATGACTTCGCTTATCCAGGCAGGATTTGAAACCCTTGTAGATGCCGGATATGCACCAGAGATGGCATACCTCGAAGTACTGCACGAGTGCAAGCTTATCATTGACCTCATCTATGAGGGAGGATTTTCGAAGATGCGTGACTCCATCTCAAACACTGCTGAATTTGGTGACCTCACCCGTGGCCCGCGAGTTATTGGCCCTGAGGCATATGCGGCAATGGATGAGATTCTCACCGAAATACAGAACGGTGAATTCACCCGCGAATGGATGCTCGAAAATCAGGTTAACCGCCCGGTCTATAATGCACTGAAACGACAGGGTGAAGAACATATGATTGAATCAGTCGGACGTGAAGTCCGCGGACTGATGCCTCAGTTCCGCGATCTCACGGACTAA
- the mptA gene encoding GTP cyclohydrolase MptA — protein sequence MELPDTQSTQPEVRINLTRVGVKNVKKLVEVARPGKRPVIFISTFDVYVDLPSSLKGANLSRNFEVIDEVLQQAIEGQVSGIEEVCNAVARKLLDHHEYADRTEVMMKSLYMVKRETPVSQTECHEVVEVHASAVADRNNGTPIVRRMIGAEVTGITACPCAQNIMKELASAKLRNLEISEEKIQEFLAEIPMATHNQRGRGFLLIETDDDQRVELETIITILKDSMSARIYELLKRGDESHVVFSAHSNARFVEDCVREMAKHVVNKFSYLPGDSVITIKQTNEESIHQHDAYAERKATIAELKSEIGANNL from the coding sequence ATGGAACTGCCTGATACACAATCAACCCAACCGGAAGTCAGAATAAATCTTACCCGTGTCGGCGTAAAAAATGTAAAGAAACTTGTCGAAGTAGCTCGTCCCGGGAAACGCCCGGTGATTTTCATATCCACATTTGATGTGTATGTGGATCTCCCCAGCAGCCTGAAGGGTGCCAATCTCTCTCGAAATTTTGAAGTGATTGATGAGGTGCTTCAACAGGCCATTGAGGGACAGGTAAGTGGTATTGAAGAAGTATGCAATGCTGTTGCCCGGAAACTTCTTGACCATCATGAATATGCTGACCGGACAGAAGTAATGATGAAGAGTCTGTACATGGTGAAACGTGAAACTCCTGTCTCCCAGACTGAGTGCCACGAGGTCGTTGAGGTGCATGCCAGTGCAGTAGCTGACAGAAACAACGGTACTCCAATTGTCCGGAGAATGATCGGTGCGGAAGTGACTGGTATTACTGCCTGTCCCTGTGCTCAGAATATCATGAAAGAGCTTGCGTCTGCAAAACTGCGCAATCTTGAGATTAGTGAAGAAAAAATTCAGGAATTTCTGGCCGAAATCCCCATGGCCACCCATAACCAGCGTGGCAGAGGGTTCCTCCTGATTGAGACTGATGACGACCAGCGGGTTGAACTTGAGACGATCATCACGATCCTGAAAGATTCCATGAGCGCCCGGATCTATGAACTTCTGAAACGTGGTGATGAGAGTCATGTGGTCTTTTCTGCACACAGCAACGCCCGGTTTGTGGAAGATTGCGTCCGTGAAATGGCCAAACATGTGGTCAACAAATTCTCGTATCTGCCCGGTGATTCTGTAATCACTATTAAGCAGACAAATGAAGAGAGTATCCACCAGCATGATGCCTATGCGGAGCGCAAGGCAACCATTGCAGAGTTAAAATCCGAAATTGGAGCAAATAATCTTTAA
- the frhA gene encoding coenzyme F420 hydrogenase subunit alpha yields the protein MSKVVEISPTTRHEGHTKLTMQVDDNGVVTRGDWLSLTPVRGIEKLAVGKTMHQAPKIASRVCGICPIAHTLAGTEAMEASIGCIIPDDAYLLRVILQCANRLHSHALHNILSLPDMYIPGTDTHINPFTPEEPVRGVAQRIQKLREVGQTVGEIVGGEPIHPSNPRVGGMYKNISPRAKTKIYDLAKEALPLARDHMEFMITVFKDWDARPMASVAGGKEVEKTEKFGFHDQGYMAADPLYGSSSLDLDPQWYPERWTEVRPWDWYQGELEVSLEDPDYPIGGTTPVGTKVWPAMEACTGVPLYDGAPVEVGPRARLAMYRNYDRKGAMGLQIARQMEYMDCLYSMIEAVEALDTNGKVVADEIPQGDGSLGWAANEAPRGCDVHLAKVLDGKVQWYSLLVPTTWNFPTVSRALEGAPWQLTEVIMRAYDPCVSCATHMMVVDDSKKVVAQKLFQ from the coding sequence ATGTCGAAAGTTGTAGAGATTTCCCCAACCACAAGACATGAGGGTCACACAAAGCTTACCATGCAGGTGGACGACAACGGTGTCGTTACCCGCGGTGACTGGCTCAGTCTTACACCTGTACGGGGTATTGAGAAACTCGCCGTCGGAAAGACCATGCACCAGGCACCAAAGATTGCCTCACGTGTCTGTGGTATCTGTCCGATTGCGCATACCCTCGCAGGTACTGAAGCAATGGAAGCCTCAATTGGCTGTATCATTCCCGATGATGCATACCTCCTGAGAGTCATTCTTCAGTGCGCAAACCGTCTGCACAGCCATGCACTGCACAACATCCTGTCATTGCCTGACATGTACATCCCGGGAACGGACACCCATATCAACCCGTTCACTCCCGAGGAACCTGTCCGCGGCGTTGCACAGAGAATTCAGAAACTCCGTGAAGTCGGTCAGACTGTCGGTGAGATCGTCGGTGGAGAACCTATTCACCCGTCCAACCCACGTGTCGGTGGTATGTACAAGAACATCTCCCCACGTGCAAAGACAAAGATCTATGATCTTGCAAAAGAGGCACTGCCCCTTGCACGTGACCACATGGAGTTCATGATCACCGTCTTCAAGGACTGGGATGCACGCCCCATGGCATCTGTTGCCGGCGGTAAAGAAGTTGAGAAGACCGAGAAGTTCGGTTTCCACGACCAGGGCTACATGGCAGCAGATCCACTCTATGGATCGTCATCACTCGACCTTGACCCACAGTGGTACCCCGAGCGCTGGACCGAAGTCCGCCCATGGGACTGGTACCAGGGTGAACTCGAAGTATCCCTCGAAGACCCGGACTACCCGATTGGCGGTACCACCCCGGTCGGCACCAAGGTATGGCCTGCAATGGAAGCATGCACCGGTGTACCCCTCTATGACGGAGCACCTGTTGAAGTTGGACCCCGTGCACGTCTTGCAATGTACAGAAACTATGACCGCAAGGGCGCAATGGGTCTGCAGATTGCACGACAGATGGAGTACATGGACTGCCTGTACAGCATGATCGAGGCTGTTGAAGCACTCGACACCAATGGAAAGGTCGTTGCTGACGAGATCCCACAGGGTGACGGTTCACTTGGCTGGGCAGCAAACGAAGCACCGCGTGGCTGTGACGTCCACCTTGCAAAGGTTTTGGATGGCAAAGTACAGTGGTATTCACTCCTTGTCCCGACCACCTGGAACTTCCCGACTGTCAGCCGGGCACTTGAGGGTGCACCGTGGCAGCTCACTGAAGTCATCATGCGTGCCTACGACCCATGTGTGTCCTGTGCAACCCACATGATGGTGGTCGACGACTCGAAGAAGGTAGTGGCCCAGAAACTGTTCCAGTGA
- a CDS encoding hydrogenase maturation protease produces MLDWYARQMIVGVGNPLYTDDGFGPAVISELKKLSLPDDLKILDVGLAGPHFLFTLIAEAEQPVEKMVIVDILDFGGSPGQVAKVSPDILVGEKTGRYMDPHSWGGFKEPLTELGKRTEVIIIGCQPESIEISDIDNESEDVDFWLTEHVKLAIPKAVQMALAEVGVEYGTTITSEGNLHGEQAGRT; encoded by the coding sequence ATGCTTGACTGGTACGCAAGACAGATGATTGTGGGTGTGGGAAATCCGCTCTATACCGATGACGGATTCGGACCTGCAGTCATCTCGGAACTCAAGAAGCTGTCCCTTCCGGACGACCTGAAAATACTGGATGTGGGCCTTGCCGGGCCGCATTTCCTCTTCACCCTTATAGCAGAGGCGGAGCAGCCGGTCGAGAAGATGGTCATCGTTGACATCCTCGATTTCGGCGGCAGCCCCGGTCAGGTGGCGAAGGTTTCCCCGGATATCCTTGTCGGTGAAAAGACGGGCCGCTATATGGACCCGCATTCATGGGGAGGGTTCAAGGAACCGCTGACTGAGCTCGGAAAACGGACCGAAGTGATAATCATTGGGTGCCAGCCCGAGAGCATCGAGATATCCGATATTGATAATGAATCAGAGGATGTCGACTTCTGGCTCACTGAACATGTTAAATTGGCCATTCCGAAGGCAGTGCAGATGGCACTTGCTGAAGTAGGAGTGGAATATGGGACTACTATCACGTCTGAAGGAAATCTTCACGGGGAACAAGCCGGAAGAACCTGA
- the frhG gene encoding coenzyme F420 hydrogenase subunit gamma has product MGLLSRLKEIFTGNKPEEPEAASEPVTVPEPSAAPKSAAAPEPVTVPEARPEAKPAVKPGDVKVEKKPETQEMEEKPVAEKITIGHVHMSGCTGCLVSLADNYEGLFTLLDNYADLNYCLTLADVRDIPKMDVALVEGSVCINDHHSVEDIKKARENATIVVALGSCAAYGNITRFARGGQWNQPQHEAYVPIGDLINVDLHLPGCPPSKEAIRNVAVMAYLLLRGTDEQKELAAAYLKPLMDLAQRGNEACGCDLIYDVINQGICMGCGTCAAACPVRAITIEGGKPNVDRDLCIKCGACYAQCPRSFFNFDVMNQFEAISEAIDAAMGKGDE; this is encoded by the coding sequence ATGGGACTACTATCACGTCTGAAGGAAATCTTCACGGGGAACAAGCCGGAAGAACCTGAGGCAGCATCTGAACCGGTTACCGTTCCGGAACCGTCTGCAGCTCCAAAATCTGCTGCAGCACCTGAACCGGTGACTGTTCCGGAGGCCCGGCCCGAAGCAAAACCAGCTGTGAAACCCGGCGACGTGAAGGTTGAAAAAAAGCCTGAAACACAAGAAATGGAGGAAAAGCCTGTGGCTGAAAAAATTACGATTGGACACGTACACATGTCCGGATGTACCGGATGTCTCGTGTCTCTCGCAGACAACTACGAAGGTCTGTTTACGCTGCTTGACAACTATGCAGACCTCAACTACTGTCTGACTCTCGCCGATGTGCGCGACATCCCAAAGATGGACGTCGCACTGGTCGAGGGATCAGTCTGTATCAACGACCACCACTCTGTGGAGGATATCAAGAAAGCACGTGAGAATGCAACCATTGTCGTTGCACTCGGCAGCTGTGCGGCATATGGTAACATCACCCGGTTCGCCCGCGGTGGACAGTGGAACCAGCCCCAGCATGAGGCATACGTGCCCATCGGTGACCTGATCAACGTCGACCTGCACCTTCCCGGATGTCCGCCATCCAAGGAAGCAATCAGGAATGTCGCTGTAATGGCATACCTGCTCCTCAGAGGAACTGACGAACAGAAGGAACTTGCAGCAGCATACCTCAAGCCCCTCATGGACCTTGCCCAGCGTGGCAATGAGGCATGTGGATGTGACCTGATCTACGATGTCATCAACCAGGGCATCTGTATGGGATGCGGTACCTGTGCCGCCGCCTGTCCGGTCCGTGCAATCACCATTGAAGGCGGAAAGCCAAATGTTGACCGTGATCTCTGTATCAAATGTGGAGCATGCTACGCACAGTGTCCGCGCAGCTTCTTCAACTTTGATGTGATGAACCAGTTTGAGGCTATCAGCGAAGCAATTGATGCTGCTATGGGCAAGGGAGATGAGTAA